One segment of Streptomyces sp. YIM 121038 DNA contains the following:
- a CDS encoding lysophospholipid acyltransferase family protein, translating into MSRRRIGFWYRLAAVICKPPLLVLFKRDWRGMQNIPADGGFITAVNHNSYLDPLVYAHFQYNTGRVPRFLAKHGLFKKGFVGAVMRGTGQIPVYRETTNALSAFRAAIDAVERGECVAFYPEGTLTRDPDLWPMTGKTGVARVALQTRRPVIPIAQWGANHVLPPYAKKPRLLPRKTHRVLVGEPVDLARFYDKEMTPDLLKEATEAIMTDITALLEELRGEKAPHKRYDPREARIAQRRKARGADAGQSPSGLTEQGSSQQGSAEESK; encoded by the coding sequence GTGTCCCGCCGCAGAATCGGCTTCTGGTACCGCCTGGCGGCCGTGATCTGTAAACCGCCGCTGCTGGTTCTGTTCAAGCGGGACTGGCGGGGAATGCAGAACATCCCGGCCGACGGCGGTTTTATCACCGCCGTGAACCACAATTCGTATCTGGACCCGTTGGTCTACGCCCACTTTCAGTACAACACCGGGCGGGTCCCGCGTTTCCTCGCCAAGCACGGCCTCTTCAAGAAGGGGTTCGTCGGGGCGGTCATGCGCGGCACGGGGCAGATCCCGGTCTACCGCGAGACCACCAACGCGCTCAGCGCCTTCCGGGCCGCGATCGACGCCGTCGAGCGCGGCGAATGCGTCGCCTTCTACCCCGAGGGCACCCTCACCCGCGACCCCGACCTGTGGCCCATGACGGGCAAGACGGGTGTCGCGCGCGTGGCCCTCCAGACGAGGCGCCCGGTCATCCCCATCGCCCAGTGGGGCGCCAACCACGTCCTGCCGCCGTACGCCAAGAAGCCCCGGCTCCTTCCGCGCAAGACGCACCGGGTCCTCGTCGGCGAGCCGGTGGACCTGGCGCGCTTCTACGACAAGGAGATGACCCCCGACCTCCTGAAGGAGGCCACGGAGGCCATCATGACGGACATCACCGCCCTCCTGGAGGAACTGCGCGGCGAGAAGGCCCCGCACAAGCGCTACGACCCGCGGGAGGCGCGGATCGCGCAGCGGCGCAAGGCCCGGGGCGCCGACGCCGGGCAGAGCCCCAGCGGCCTTACGGAGCAGGGCAGTTCACAGCAGGGCAGTGCGGAGGAGAGCAAGTGA
- the leuD gene encoding 3-isopropylmalate dehydratase small subunit, which yields MEAFTTHTGRAVPLRRSNVDTDQIIPAHWLKKVTRDGFEDGLFEAWRKSDDFVLNLPERRGATVLVAGPDFGTGSSREHAVWALQNYGFKTVISSRFADIFRGNSLKNGLLTVVLEQETVDALWALTEADPEVEITVDLRDRQVRAPGVTADFELDENARWRLLNGLDDISITLQNEADIAAYEALRPTHKPSTARV from the coding sequence ATGGAAGCCTTCACCACCCACACCGGCCGGGCCGTCCCGCTGCGCCGCAGCAATGTGGACACCGACCAGATCATCCCCGCCCACTGGCTGAAGAAGGTCACCCGCGACGGCTTCGAGGACGGGCTCTTCGAGGCCTGGCGCAAGAGCGACGACTTCGTCCTCAACCTGCCGGAGCGCCGGGGAGCCACCGTCCTGGTCGCGGGCCCCGACTTCGGTACCGGATCCTCCCGCGAGCACGCCGTCTGGGCGCTCCAGAACTACGGCTTCAAGACCGTCATCTCCTCCCGCTTCGCCGACATCTTCCGGGGCAACTCGCTCAAGAACGGGCTGCTCACGGTGGTCCTTGAGCAGGAGACCGTGGACGCCCTGTGGGCCCTGACGGAGGCCGATCCCGAGGTCGAGATCACCGTTGACCTGCGGGATCGCCAGGTTCGGGCCCCCGGGGTCACGGCGGACTTCGAGCTCGACGAGAACGCCCGCTGGCGGCTGCTCAACGGCCTGGACGACATCAGCATCACGCTCCAGAACGAGGCGGACATCGCGGCCTACGAAGCCCTCCGCCCCACCCACAAGCCGAGCACCGCGCGGGTCTGA
- a CDS encoding D-alanine--D-alanine ligase family protein, translating to MSSENLPQSPRKPRVAVVFGGRSSEHGISVVTAGAVLRAIDRSKYEVLPIGITTDGRWALTADEPERMAITDRKVPNVADLAESADGGVVLPVDPGNREVVYSEPGSVPKALGEVDVVFPMLHGPYGEDGTLQGLLELSGVPYVGAGVLASAVGQDKEYMKRVFTSFGLPVGPYLVIRPREWESDEKAARARIADFAGEHGWPLFIKPARAGSSIGITKVDSFEGLDEAIAEAQRHDPKIIVEALLRGREIECGVLEFEDGPRASVPAEIPPVQAHDYYDFEAKYIDSTPGIVPAPLTPEETAEVQRLAVEAFEATSCEGLVRADFFLTEDGRFVINEINTMPGFTPISMYPQMWEKSGVSYEELVDRLIQAALRRSTGLR from the coding sequence ATGAGCAGCGAGAACCTCCCCCAGAGCCCCCGCAAGCCGCGCGTCGCCGTCGTGTTCGGCGGCCGCAGCTCGGAGCACGGCATCTCCGTCGTCACCGCCGGTGCCGTCCTGCGTGCCATCGACCGCAGCAAGTACGAGGTGCTGCCGATCGGCATCACGACGGACGGCCGCTGGGCGCTGACCGCCGACGAGCCGGAGCGGATGGCCATCACCGACCGCAAGGTGCCCAACGTCGCCGACCTGGCCGAGTCCGCCGACGGCGGCGTCGTCCTGCCCGTCGACCCGGGCAACCGCGAGGTCGTCTACAGCGAGCCCGGCTCCGTGCCCAAGGCGCTCGGCGAGGTGGACGTCGTCTTCCCGATGCTGCACGGCCCCTACGGAGAGGACGGCACCCTCCAGGGCCTGCTCGAACTGTCCGGCGTGCCCTACGTGGGCGCGGGCGTGCTCGCCTCGGCCGTCGGCCAGGACAAGGAGTACATGAAGCGCGTCTTCACCTCCTTCGGCCTGCCCGTCGGCCCGTACCTGGTGATCCGGCCGCGCGAGTGGGAGAGCGACGAGAAGGCCGCCCGGGCGCGGATCGCGGACTTCGCGGGCGAGCACGGCTGGCCCCTGTTCATCAAGCCCGCACGCGCGGGCTCCTCGATCGGCATCACCAAGGTCGATTCCTTCGAAGGGCTCGACGAGGCGATCGCGGAGGCCCAGCGCCACGACCCGAAGATCATCGTGGAGGCACTGCTCCGCGGCCGCGAGATCGAGTGCGGCGTCCTGGAGTTCGAGGACGGCCCGCGCGCCAGCGTGCCCGCCGAGATCCCGCCGGTGCAGGCGCACGACTACTACGACTTCGAGGCGAAGTACATCGACTCGACGCCCGGCATCGTGCCCGCCCCGCTGACGCCCGAGGAGACCGCCGAGGTCCAGCGGCTCGCGGTCGAGGCCTTCGAGGCGACCTCCTGCGAGGGCTTGGTGCGCGCCGACTTCTTCCTCACCGAGGACGGCCGGTTCGTGATCAACGAGATCAACACGATGCCCGGCTTCACGCCGATCTCCATGTACCCGCAGATGTGGGAGAAGAGCGGGGTCTCCTACGAGGAGCTCGTGGACCGGCTCATCCAGGCGGCGCTGCGGCGCTCCACGGGGCTGCGCTAG
- a CDS encoding NAD(P)H-dependent glycerol-3-phosphate dehydrogenase, which produces MTRSLKAAVFGSGSWGTAFGMVLADAGCDVTLWGRRAALADAVNSTRTNPDYLPGVELPRNLRATTDAAEAADGADFTVLAVPSQTLRDNLAAWTPLLAPDTVLVSLMKGVELGSAMRMSEVIEDVTKAAAERVAVVTGPNLAREIAARQPAASVVACRDEAVAQRLQAACHTPYFRPYTNTDVVGCELGGAVKNVIGLAVGIADGMGLGDNTKGSLITRGLAETTRLGLAMGADPLTFAGLAGLGDLVATCSSPLSRNHTFGTNLGRGMTLEETIAVTKQTAEGVKSCESVLDLARRHGVDMPITETVVGIVHEGTPPMVALKELMARSAKSERR; this is translated from the coding sequence GTGACCCGATCCCTGAAGGCCGCCGTCTTCGGCTCCGGCTCGTGGGGGACGGCCTTCGGCATGGTCCTCGCCGACGCGGGCTGCGACGTCACCCTGTGGGGCCGCCGCGCCGCACTCGCCGACGCGGTCAACTCCACCCGCACGAACCCGGACTACCTCCCCGGCGTCGAACTGCCGCGGAACCTGCGCGCCACCACCGACGCCGCCGAGGCCGCCGACGGCGCGGACTTCACCGTGCTCGCCGTGCCCTCGCAGACGCTGCGCGACAACCTCGCCGCCTGGACGCCGCTGCTCGCGCCCGACACCGTCCTCGTCTCCCTGATGAAGGGCGTCGAACTCGGCTCCGCCATGCGGATGAGCGAGGTCATCGAGGACGTCACCAAGGCCGCCGCCGAGCGCGTCGCGGTCGTCACCGGGCCCAACCTCGCCCGTGAGATCGCCGCCCGGCAGCCCGCCGCGTCCGTCGTCGCCTGCCGCGACGAAGCCGTGGCCCAGCGGCTCCAGGCCGCCTGCCACACCCCGTACTTCCGGCCGTACACCAACACCGACGTGGTCGGCTGCGAGCTCGGCGGCGCCGTGAAGAACGTCATCGGCCTCGCCGTGGGCATCGCCGACGGCATGGGCCTCGGTGACAACACCAAGGGCTCCCTCATCACGCGCGGGCTCGCCGAGACCACCCGGCTCGGCCTCGCGATGGGCGCGGACCCGCTGACCTTCGCCGGGCTCGCGGGCCTCGGCGACCTGGTGGCCACCTGCTCCTCGCCGCTGTCGCGCAACCACACCTTCGGCACCAACCTCGGCAGGGGCATGACCCTGGAGGAGACCATCGCGGTCACCAAGCAGACCGCCGAGGGCGTCAAGTCCTGCGAGTCCGTGCTCGACCTGGCCCGCAGGCACGGCGTCGACATGCCCATCACGGAGACCGTCGTGGGCATCGTGCACGAGGGCACCCCGCCGATGGTCGCGCTCAAGGAGCTGATGGCGCGCAGCGCGAAGTCGGAGCGCCGCTGA
- a CDS encoding HU family DNA-binding protein — MNKAQLVEAIADKVGGRQQAADAVDAVLDAIVRAVVGGDRVSVTGFGSFEKVDRPARYARNPQTGERVRVKKTSVPRFRAGQGFKDLVSGSKKLPKNDVAVKKAPKGSLSGGTSTRTTVKKAAAKKATTAKKATAAKKATTAKKATATKKATTAKKATTAKKATATKKAATAKKAAPAKKAATAKKAAPAKKATTAKKAAAKKAPAKKATAKKAPAKKSTARKTTAKKTTARKR, encoded by the coding sequence GTGAACAAGGCGCAGCTCGTAGAAGCGATTGCCGACAAGGTCGGTGGCCGGCAGCAGGCCGCCGACGCCGTGGACGCGGTCCTGGACGCCATCGTCCGTGCCGTGGTCGGCGGAGACCGGGTTTCGGTCACCGGCTTCGGCTCGTTCGAGAAGGTCGACCGCCCGGCCCGGTACGCCCGCAACCCGCAGACCGGGGAGCGCGTGCGGGTCAAGAAGACCTCGGTGCCGCGCTTCCGCGCGGGCCAGGGCTTCAAGGACCTGGTGAGCGGCTCGAAGAAGCTCCCGAAGAACGACGTCGCGGTCAAGAAGGCGCCGAAGGGCAGCCTCTCGGGTGGCACTTCCACCCGTACGACGGTCAAGAAGGCCGCCGCGAAGAAGGCCACCACCGCCAAGAAGGCGACGGCGGCGAAGAAGGCCACGACGGCCAAGAAGGCGACGGCCACGAAGAAGGCCACCACGGCCAAGAAGGCCACGACGGCCAAGAAGGCGACGGCCACGAAGAAGGCCGCCACCGCCAAGAAGGCGGCCCCGGCGAAGAAGGCCGCCACGGCCAAGAAGGCGGCCCCGGCGAAGAAGGCCACCACCGCCAAGAAGGCCGCGGCGAAGAAGGCCCCCGCCAAGAAGGCCACGGCCAAGAAGGCGCCCGCCAAGAAGTCCACGGCGCGCAAGACCACCGCCAAGAAGACCACTGCCCGCAAGCGCTAA
- a CDS encoding DUF3515 domain-containing protein translates to MNVSRRLRLPLGPPALALLIACAGCSSTDDGGTAAVPSPGAGVTELCRNLDERLPREVDGLDRRDPKPASPLTAGWGDPAIILRCGVPRPAKMNDPEADGVTVNGVGWLLEKRTDGSFRFTTTLRKAYVEVTIPEQRTGDGVSPLTDFAVPVKKSIPEGIA, encoded by the coding sequence GTGAACGTTTCCCGCCGGCTCCGCCTCCCGCTCGGGCCGCCCGCCCTCGCACTGCTGATCGCATGCGCGGGCTGCTCCTCAACGGACGACGGGGGGACGGCCGCGGTTCCCTCGCCGGGCGCCGGCGTCACCGAGCTGTGCCGGAACTTGGACGAGCGACTGCCGCGCGAGGTGGACGGGCTCGACCGGCGTGACCCGAAGCCCGCGTCGCCGCTCACCGCGGGGTGGGGGGACCCGGCGATCATACTGCGCTGCGGGGTGCCGCGACCGGCGAAGATGAACGATCCCGAAGCCGACGGCGTGACCGTGAACGGCGTGGGCTGGCTGCTCGAGAAGCGGACGGACGGCTCGTTCCGCTTCACCACGACGCTGCGCAAGGCCTACGTCGAGGTGACCATCCCCGAGCAGCGGACGGGGGACGGCGTGAGCCCGCTCACGGACTTCGCCGTCCCCGTCAAGAAGTCGATCCCGGAAGGAATCGCTTAG
- a CDS encoding FAD-dependent monooxygenase — protein sequence MTNTAHSPGPLSRLSVLVSGASVAGMALALRLARYGARVTVVEEAAALRGGGFAVGFRGRAHRTALERMGLWDDVRRHGTHMGRRTIVGVDDKERVDLPAFLMSGDVEICRGALSQIMYERTKDRVEYVFGDCVAHLQEDFDGIDVTFDRGAPRRFGLLACADGLHSPTRRLVFGDESRHLRHLGYYAAGFAMPNVLGLHRSSRICSVPGRAVGISNHDGSPVGGGAFLVFRSQQLAYDRDDVAGQKALLAETFADLPWKHTRHALDALEDTDELSFEAIAQVHVDRLSQGRVVLLGDAGFGATTGGTGAGTALVCAYVLAGELAAARGNHARAFAAYEAEVRDRAKGRRMVPGAPGPFLAPPTENRIRTRNLVYRMLGSRLLAGVFERLAEKAADAVEVKEYPIGIGDPAYDLPRSSAATGPSRNRQA from the coding sequence ATGACGAACACAGCACACTCCCCCGGGCCTCTCTCCCGCCTCTCCGTCCTCGTCTCCGGCGCGAGCGTCGCGGGCATGGCGCTCGCGCTCCGGCTGGCCCGCTACGGCGCCCGCGTCACCGTCGTGGAGGAGGCCGCCGCGCTGCGCGGGGGCGGCTTCGCGGTCGGCTTCCGGGGCCGCGCGCACCGCACCGCCCTGGAGCGCATGGGCCTCTGGGACGACGTGCGCCGCCACGGGACGCACATGGGCCGCCGCACGATCGTCGGCGTCGACGACAAGGAGAGGGTGGATCTGCCCGCGTTCCTGATGAGCGGCGACGTGGAGATCTGCCGCGGCGCCCTCTCACAGATCATGTACGAGCGGACGAAGGACCGTGTCGAGTACGTCTTCGGGGACTGCGTCGCGCACCTCCAGGAGGACTTCGACGGCATCGACGTGACCTTCGACCGGGGCGCGCCGCGCCGCTTCGGCCTCCTGGCCTGCGCGGACGGTCTGCACTCCCCCACGCGCCGTCTCGTCTTCGGCGACGAGTCGCGCCATCTGCGGCACCTCGGGTACTACGCGGCGGGGTTCGCCATGCCCAACGTGCTGGGCCTGCACCGCTCGTCGCGGATCTGCAGCGTGCCAGGACGCGCGGTCGGCATCAGCAACCACGACGGCAGCCCGGTGGGGGGCGGCGCGTTCCTGGTGTTCCGTTCGCAGCAGCTCGCCTATGACCGCGACGACGTCGCGGGGCAGAAGGCGCTCCTCGCCGAGACGTTCGCGGATCTGCCCTGGAAGCACACGCGGCACGCCCTCGACGCCCTGGAGGACACCGACGAGCTGTCCTTCGAGGCGATCGCCCAGGTCCACGTCGACCGGCTGTCCCAGGGGCGCGTCGTGCTCCTGGGAGACGCCGGGTTCGGCGCGACGACGGGCGGCACGGGCGCGGGGACGGCCCTGGTGTGCGCGTACGTCCTCGCGGGCGAGCTGGCGGCCGCGCGCGGGAACCACGCCAGGGCCTTCGCGGCGTACGAGGCGGAGGTCCGCGACCGCGCGAAGGGCCGCCGGATGGTTCCGGGCGCCCCGGGGCCGTTCCTCGCGCCCCCCACCGAGAACAGGATCCGCACCCGCAACCTGGTCTACCGGATGCTCGGCTCTCGCCTCCTCGCGGGCGTCTTCGAGCGCCTCGCGGAGAAGGCCGCCGACGCCGTCGAGGTCAAGGAGTACCCCATCGGCATAGGAGACCCCGCTTACGACCTGCCCCGGTCCTCCGCGGCAACCGGGCCGTCCCGGAACCGCCAGGCGTGA
- a CDS encoding thiamine-phosphate kinase: MKGTVGELGEFGLIKELTSRLTSTPAVRLGPGDDAAVVAAPDRRVVASTDILLEGRHFRRDWSTAYDVGRKAAAQNLADIAAMGAVPTAILLGLVVPAELPASWPTELMDGLRDECQVAGAAVVGGDVVRGDTITVSITALGDLRNHEPVTRAGAQPGDTVAVTGWLGWSAAGHAVLSRGFRSPRAFVEAHRRPEPPYHAGPAAAGLGATAMTDVSDGLIADLGHIAEASKVRIDVRSGDVDVPSQMNDIAQAVGIDPLQWVLNGGEDHAIVATFPSDVKLPARWKVIGEVLNPSAMPQVTVDGAPWTSKGWDHFGDNGGHD, from the coding sequence ATGAAGGGCACCGTCGGCGAGTTGGGGGAGTTCGGGCTCATCAAGGAGCTCACCTCGCGGCTCACCTCCACTCCGGCCGTACGCCTCGGCCCCGGTGACGACGCCGCGGTCGTGGCCGCCCCGGACCGCAGGGTCGTGGCGAGCACCGACATCCTCCTGGAGGGCCGGCACTTCCGCCGCGACTGGTCCACGGCGTACGACGTGGGCCGCAAGGCCGCCGCCCAGAACCTCGCGGACATCGCCGCCATGGGCGCCGTGCCGACCGCGATCCTGCTCGGTCTCGTCGTCCCCGCCGAGCTCCCCGCGAGCTGGCCCACCGAGCTCATGGACGGCCTGCGCGACGAGTGCCAGGTGGCGGGCGCAGCCGTCGTCGGCGGCGACGTCGTGCGCGGCGACACCATCACCGTCTCGATCACTGCCCTCGGCGATCTGCGCAACCACGAACCCGTCACGCGCGCGGGCGCGCAGCCCGGCGACACGGTCGCCGTCACGGGCTGGCTCGGCTGGTCCGCCGCGGGCCACGCGGTGCTCTCCCGGGGCTTCCGCTCGCCGCGCGCCTTCGTGGAGGCCCACCGCAGGCCCGAACCGCCGTACCACGCGGGCCCCGCGGCCGCCGGGCTCGGCGCCACCGCCATGACGGACGTCAGCGACGGCCTGATCGCCGACCTCGGCCACATCGCGGAGGCCAGCAAGGTGCGCATCGACGTCCGCTCCGGCGACGTGGACGTGCCCTCGCAGATGAACGACATCGCCCAGGCGGTCGGCATCGACCCGCTCCAGTGGGTGCTCAACGGCGGCGAGGACCACGCGATCGTCGCCACGTTCCCGTCCGACGTGAAGCTGCCCGCCCGCTGGAAGGTCATCGGCGAGGTCCTCAACCCCTCGGCGATGCCGCAGGTGACCGTGGACGGCGCGCCGTGGACCAGCAAGGGCTGGGACCACTTCGGGGACAACGGAGGCCACGACTGA
- the thiD gene encoding bifunctional hydroxymethylpyrimidine kinase/phosphomethylpyrimidine kinase, producing the protein MAPPSEPQGEPPGQPGLAPPRVLTVAGSDSGGGAGIQADLKTMLALGTHGMSVLTAVTAQNSLGVQGAWELPVEAVRAQYRSVVDDIGVQAVKTGMLASAELVEAVAELLAGTDAPAVVDPVGVSKHGDALLAASALDSVRTKLLPVATVATPNLDEVAQLTGLRVESEEDMRRAAAALLAYGPRWVVVKGGHLPGGQDAVDLLTDGSEEHWLRSARHDNRHTHGTGCTLASAIAAHLAKGRSVPEAARAAKEYVTGAIAAGFALGGGIGPVDHAWRFRDGPVAAEDRGRS; encoded by the coding sequence ATGGCGCCGCCGAGCGAGCCCCAGGGGGAGCCGCCGGGGCAGCCGGGCCTCGCGCCGCCCCGGGTGCTGACCGTCGCGGGCTCCGACTCCGGCGGCGGGGCCGGGATCCAGGCCGACCTGAAGACCATGCTCGCGCTCGGCACCCACGGCATGAGCGTGCTCACCGCCGTGACCGCGCAGAACTCCCTGGGCGTCCAGGGCGCCTGGGAGCTGCCGGTCGAGGCGGTCCGCGCCCAGTACCGCAGCGTCGTCGACGACATCGGCGTCCAGGCCGTGAAGACCGGCATGCTGGCCTCGGCCGAACTGGTCGAGGCGGTCGCCGAGTTGCTCGCGGGCACCGACGCCCCGGCCGTCGTCGACCCCGTCGGCGTGTCCAAGCACGGCGACGCGCTGCTCGCCGCCTCCGCCCTCGACTCCGTGCGCACGAAGCTGCTCCCCGTCGCCACGGTCGCCACACCGAACCTGGACGAAGTGGCGCAACTCACGGGCCTGCGCGTCGAGTCCGAGGAGGACATGCGGCGGGCCGCCGCGGCCCTCCTCGCGTACGGGCCCCGGTGGGTGGTCGTCAAGGGCGGCCATCTGCCCGGCGGCCAGGACGCCGTGGACCTGCTCACCGACGGCTCCGAGGAGCACTGGCTGCGGTCCGCGCGCCATGACAACCGCCACACGCACGGCACCGGCTGCACCCTCGCCAGCGCGATCGCCGCCCACCTCGCCAAGGGCCGCTCCGTGCCCGAGGCCGCGCGGGCCGCCAAGGAGTACGTCACCGGGGCGATCGCCGCCGGGTTCGCGCTCGGCGGCGGCATCGGCCCCGTGGATCACGCCTGGCGGTTCCGGGACGGCCCGGTTGCCGCGGAGGACCGGGGCAGGTCGTAA
- the cofC gene encoding 2-phospho-L-lactate guanylyltransferase produces MHWTLVIPLKPLARAKSRLTPAAGEGLRPALALAFAEDTVAAALASAAVRDVVVVTDDVRAGRELAALGARIAPDTPGTGLNAALEHGTAVVRAARPEAPVAALNADLPALRPAELTRALDLAATFPRAFLPDAAGIGTTLLSGSPGTELRPLFGPDSRARHTASGAVELSLADVDSVRQDVDTGGDLRVALALGVGPRTAAAAAGLLIPD; encoded by the coding sequence GTGCACTGGACCCTGGTGATACCGCTCAAACCCCTGGCACGGGCCAAGAGCAGACTCACTCCCGCCGCGGGCGAGGGGCTGCGGCCCGCGCTCGCCCTGGCCTTCGCCGAGGACACGGTGGCGGCCGCGCTCGCCAGCGCCGCGGTAAGGGATGTGGTGGTCGTCACTGATGACGTCCGGGCGGGCCGTGAACTGGCCGCACTCGGCGCCCGCATCGCCCCCGACACTCCGGGAACGGGCCTCAACGCCGCCCTCGAACACGGCACCGCGGTGGTCCGCGCGGCCCGGCCCGAGGCACCCGTGGCGGCCCTGAACGCCGATCTGCCCGCCCTGCGCCCCGCCGAATTGACCCGCGCCCTCGACCTCGCCGCCACTTTTCCCCGCGCGTTTCTCCCCGATGCCGCGGGAATCGGCACCACGCTCCTGTCCGGATCCCCCGGCACGGAATTGCGGCCCCTTTTCGGCCCGGATTCCCGGGCCCGGCACACGGCGTCGGGGGCCGTGGAACTGTCGCTCGCCGACGTGGATTCCGTACGCCAGGACGTGGACACCGGCGGCGACCTGCGGGTCGCGCTCGCGCTCGGCGTGGGCCCGCGCACGGCCGCGGCGGCGGCCGGGCTGCTCATCCCGGACTGA
- a CDS encoding Lrp/AsnC ligand binding domain-containing protein, translated as MVQAYILIQTEVGKASTVAELIGKIPGVIQAEDVTGPYDVIVRAQADTVDELGRMVVAKVQQVDGITRTLTCPVVHL; from the coding sequence GTGGTACAGGCGTACATCCTGATCCAGACCGAGGTCGGCAAGGCGTCGACCGTCGCCGAGCTGATCGGCAAGATCCCGGGAGTGATCCAGGCCGAGGACGTGACCGGTCCCTACGATGTCATCGTGCGCGCCCAGGCGGACACGGTGGACGAACTCGGCCGCATGGTGGTCGCCAAGGTCCAGCAAGTGGACGGCATCACCCGCACCCTGACCTGCCCGGTCGTGCACTTGTAG